A segment of the Pristiophorus japonicus isolate sPriJap1 chromosome 1, sPriJap1.hap1, whole genome shotgun sequence genome:
ccaggaatcagtctggtgaaccttcactgcactccctctatggcaagcatatcctttcttaggtaaggagaccaaaactgcacacaatactccaagtgccatctcaccaaggccctgtataactgtagtaagtcatccttgctcctgtactcaaatcctcttgcaatgaaggccaacataccatttgccttcctaactgcttgctgcacctgcatgtttgctttcaatgactggtgtacaagaacaaccaggtcactctgtacatcgacactgttCCTTCACAAGCTTCGCTCCACTGGTATACCTCGCTGGTAGACTCGACATTGACATCCATGTAATAGTGCGAGGTTACACTACTTGTCCACTAGATACACACTAAATATACCAGAAAAAGTTAGAGCTgctgcattcaggtgtaagtgaatttttaacagcgtgataaTTCATAATAATTGCCaaccaacctctctggcactgaaattgtaattttacaagtgtggagtctcattctttcagaatttaattattgttggagatttttaaaagaattaaaataaaactttttttctcttttctttctgttccttttatctctctcttaatcccatctttctttccctctttattttgctttctgtacataattttacaattaattaaatattctaattgatacttcctggtttagattctgcgtgtctcagtgaggattcttcaatctgattggttgaggagacacgctgttgcttgacctgctcacaCACACCACAGATCCCACGTAGAGGGCGCCGCGCTGAAAATGATCTCTGGGAACTGTAAGTTGCTGCTCAAAAAGCCCACAAAACTCTGTGGACAGTTGTCAGCGTGATGAGCCATTCCTGACTGCAACATCCGGGCCTATGACTTTATGTGGGTTAAACAAGTGACTATTTTGCACGCACTGCAagatctctcaaacagcaatgaggtgaagccctgtctgccctctcagctagatgtaaaatatcccatagcactatttttaagaagagcaggtgagttttccccagtgtcctggccaacaatgaCCCTTtagccaacaccactaaaaacagatgatatggtcattcatcacagtgctgtttgtaagggtttgctgtgcacaaattggctgtggcgttttcctacattacagcagtgactacattttaaaaaggctgcaaagcgctttggggcgtcctgaggtcatgaaaggcgctatataaatgcaagtcttttgtttccAAATAATTGATTGCACCTAAAATTCTTGGATACATTTCTAgagaggacttgcatttctatagcgccttgagcaccggacacctcaaagcgctttacagccaatgaagtacttttgaagcactgttgtaatgaggggaaacgtggcagccaacgtgcgcacagcaagctcccacaaacagcaatgtgataatgaccagattttagtgatattggttgaggaataaatactggccaggacaccggggatactcCTTTGCTCAGTGAAGAGCCTTTTTTTTTAATATTGTGAATTGATAATTCTTTATTATTCTATATTACATGGTATTTATCATTGGCGAATTGGCAGTAAATTACAAGGAGCAAGCTGTGTGTGAGAGTTTGGCAAGTGACTCATTCACTGCTGCAGCGCACGGTTTAGTGCCTTGTTGCTGTGGTCCCTAACTGCGAGGTGCAGGGGGAGAGGTTGAGAGTAACTTACTTGGGGCAACAGAGCAGCTCTTGCAAATTGCAGAAGCAGACCACCTCGCAGTTGTCTCCCGCCCAGAAGTGGTCCGTCAGCCCTTTGTCTATGGGTCGCAAGTGCTCGGTCCCTTCGGGGATATTGTGGCAGCTCCGGCCATTCAGCATCTTTTTGTAACACGACAGGCGATTGGCGGGCATGGCTTGAACAGCGAGCAAGCTGCTCAAAAACATCAGAACAACCAGCTTCTCCATTCTCACACCGCCTGTGGGGCAGAACATGCAAGGTCCATTAGCGACATGTGTATCTTCCGACACATTGCTATAGAACAACCTGTTTGCAATCTTTGGAAAAATGATAGATTGAACTTCATCTCCCTTTATTTTCTGCTAAAATAAtttcatatatatattttttaattaataATTTCAGTGAATTAAATGTCCACATCCACCGACTTCAGATATAAGCCTtttgactgcctatgaatgaaagaAGTCACTGAATTGTACATTATTAACTGGGAGCAGATCTATGAAAGAATGATAATCTTAGAAGCCAGAAAGGCGTGGGTCGATCAATATCGTCAGTCGTTCtcagtcagacagcgaggttgctaTGAGTTACCAATTTTTCCGAAGGTTGTTCGTTAGCAATATGTCGAAATCCAGATTTCTTGAAAAACcagtatatttttatatatatttatttatcttGATTACTTTTCTGAGAAaacatgaggaaaaaaaaaacacattcaaaCACATATTTGGAATATAGATTTAAAAAAATCAGCCTACTTGGAATAAATCCCTAACTATAATTTTCGTTTCCAAATTGGAAATAATTAGTAACTTTCTTTTAACATCTAGGGGAGCTTACATTGTGCAGATTTAAAAGATTGGCAGGAGCAGTACATATATTTTACTTTGAGTACTGGTCGCCAAGATGCATTGTTGCTGCTTCCTGTTAGGGTTTTTAAATATAGATGTATTTATATATAAAACATAAATGTTTGAATATGTGGTTTAAAGATCACTTACCTTTCTGAagtggtgtgtgtatgtgagtctgcAGCTGACGAGGGCGGTTGTGGAGGGCGACTAGACTTTCCCTCTCAGTATGGGTTTCTAAAGAGACAGCCACAAACGGGGCTTTGTGTTCGTCGGGGTTGTTGCCAAAGCTTACAGcttctctccttctccccgccCCGGAGATCCAGGGATTAGAATAACTAACTTACTTCAACAGCCAGGATCCAGGGGGAAAATacgtgtgaagagagagagagaaaggaacacaATAGATTCACTTTGGAAGGAAACAGCGAATGCACACAGCAGGAGAATTGCGAGAATCCCTCTCCCCTTCGTTAGGGTCTTAAATATAAATATTCTGCTGAATGACATAAGTTGATAGTGCAGTTCAGGTTAACACCCAGCCAGCTCAGAGGtagcctttgttcctctatcctttACTGGTTTGTGCTTTGACcagttcttttttttaaaatctactttaaaaacaatttaaaacgatttaaattcttttgcagggctatggggaaagagcaggagtggACTGTCTTGCAGAGAGACAGTgcaggcacggtgggccgaatggcctgcgctgtagagttccaggattttcagatTACAGCATCCGCAGGATTTTGCTTTTGTCTAGGATTTCATAATTCTGTATTACAACCGTCCACCCCAAGAAAATAAAAATGCAAAGTTTGCAAAAGAGAAAGTTTCCTGTTGCCAACGTGTTTCTTCTATTTTAAGTGCGCTGGCTAGCCCTCCCGCTCCAAATGCATGTTGCTTTCCTGTTGCTACAAGCTATTTTCTACTCATTTTAACCTCACGGCGCTTGCAGACTGGAGTGAGTGCAGACGGTAAGGCTCTCAGCCTGAAGAATGTGCCCATTTTGAATTGTTTCCCTCAACCCTGGAAAGAATATTAACGGGTTGGCAATTGGTACAATTATATTCCTGAACTTGAACAAGTTCTTGGAACAAAGTGTCTGGTGATAGAACCAGAATGCCATTTTCTACAGGGTATTAATAATGGGAACAAAAGCCTTGTCCAGATATTTTTCGCTACGTCTGTTTCACGTTTTCCCCAATACGGCTACATTTCTGGTTAAGCAGCGCTTGCTACGCATAAGTCAATTTCTTGTGGACCATACAGTGAACTCAAAGCCAGTTTGGCAAGCAGCGCATTTCACAGCTTCCGAAGAGAAACGTTATAACGTCTCGCAAGAAGTCGGAAAGGTTGAGCTAATTTTTTGATGGGAGAAGGGGAGAGACACTCTGCCCTCTACTGATCATTGAACTGTGCAGAATCAGGGAAAACACGACCCCTACAGCACAAGAGTCGATATTACAGGGCTCTGGGATATTTCACTTACAGGTGCTGTATGAGCATGACTGTTCTTGTTAATTAATCATGGCttctttgatagagtggatacagagagaatgtttccacttgtggggaagagcataactcatcatcataggcggtccctcgaacgagggtgacttgcttccacatgagttcacagatgtttcaatgaaggaccccatgttccagtcctgaactccaattgaggggtggaagatgcctgtgtgtggattttttgggggaccgagatgaagagaaccttcttcactcaaagagttgttaacctgtggaattccctaccacagagagttgttgatgccagttcgttagatatattcaacagggagttagatatggcccgtaatgctaaagggatcaaggggtatggagagaaagcaggaaagggctactgaggtgaatgatcagtcatgatcttattaaatggtggtgcaggctcgaagggctgaatggcctactcctgtacctattttctacgtttctatgttgcacaccagccaccacacgggcttgacagagctaggcctttacccagtggcaagagttaaccaggacgactggagacctgctctgctgcacggacctagtgcgcacacatatcgtactgtgggctggcccgtgctgccctgtgcccttggctcttctggaccccgtaccctcattcaccgcacttccaccacgatctcttactgctcctccaacacaaacattcaccgcacctctgccatgatttcCCTCCGCACCAAaccatcacccaccaaatctcagccacgatccctcttcactgcataactagaggccaatataagatagtcaccgagaaatccaacagggaattcagaagaaaattcttcatctaatgagtggtaagaatgtggaattcgctaccacagggagtgagtgaagcaaatagtgtagatgcatttaagtggagactagacacgcatatgagggagaagggaatagagggttatgctaatagatttagatgaggaaagacagcatggactggttgggccaaatg
Coding sequences within it:
- the LOC139277356 gene encoding scrapie-responsive protein 1-like — translated: MEKLVVLMFLSSLLAVQAMPANRLSCYKKMLNGRSCHNIPEGTEHLRPIDKGLTDHFWAGDNCEVVCFCNLQELLCCPK